DNA sequence from the Strigops habroptila isolate Jane chromosome 4, bStrHab1.2.pri, whole genome shotgun sequence genome:
GGGCAGTCAGCTGCGGGGCAGGCTGCTCTCACCCCACCTCCCAACAAGccctggggcagggacacctctgGGCGCCCCCCCCGCCAGCGCGGCCATGCCCATGGCCATGTGGGGCAGATCCGGCCTCTCACTGCCAGCTCCTGTGGCCCCGGGCAGCCCGAGGCTTGTCTGCCCCCTCGTACCCCCCATCTCCATGCCCCGGGCTGCCCGGGGCCCCGCCCACAACCCCCGATGGGGGCGGGGCTGGGGCAGATCGCTCCGCCTCTGGCTGGGGGCTTGTCCCGGGGAAGCCCCGCCCACCGGTACTGTCCATTGCCGACCATGGCCGCGAGGATCGCCAAGGTGCGGGGGACGCCAGGGACACCGGTGGCACCGGGGGCtgggccggggctgcggggcggTGGCGGGACCGCAGTGCGGGGTCTTGGTGTCAGCTCCGAGCGGAGCCAGAGCGGGGGAAGGGGTGGCAGAGGGATGAGGGGTTCCGGTACCGGGGTGCGGCGATGCAGTGGGTCTCGGGGTGCGGAGGGGTGGGGGGCGGCAGTACCGGGGCAAAGGGTCTCCAGTGCAGGGGGTACCGGTGCAGGGGTTGCTGATAGTGCTGGTGCTAGGGGTGCCGGTAAGGGGGTGCCAGTGCCGGGGGTATCGGTGCAGGGGATGCTGTGCCGGTGCAggggtgccggtgccggtgccggttAAAGCCAATCCTCCCCCGCCGTGGAGCGTCGCGCTCCGGTTTCGTTTCCCTGGCGGGAACCGCTCCGCGGCGGGGCGGAGCTTCCATGTGGCCCCGTCCATTGCCGGGAGGGCGGGGcgtccccagggctggggctccGCCCACTGGGGGGCGTGTCCCGCGGTGCGGCCCCGCCAATGGGGGCGCATCTCGGTGTGAAGCCCCGCCCCGGGAGGCGTGTCCGGCCTCACCGCGCCCGTTTCCCGCCCCcgcaggagctggaggaggcgCGGCGCTGGGGCGGGGCCCGCGGGCTGCGGCCGCTGGACGGGAACGTGCGGCGCTGGGAGGGGCTCCTGCTGCCGGTGCGGGCCCgggcaccggggggggggggctcctGCTGCCGGTGCGGGCCCGGGCACCTGGCGGGCCTGTAATGGAGGGTGGcccctggggacatgggggattGGGGTTCCCCTGGGGGCGAGGGAGGTCTCGGTGGTGTCCCTATGAGGGCAGCATGGCGGGGACACTGTAGTGGGGGACCATGGGGGTTCTGGACTGGGGCACCGGGTGGGGGTTCCCCTCCTGCGGGCTCAGGCTGGGGGCGGTCTTCAAGGGGAGCGCTGGAGATCAGGGCTGGGAGAGGGTCCCCAACGGTGGCTGCtgtggcggggggggggggtgtgctGATGTGTGTCCCCCGCTTACCGCGGCAGAACAACCCCCCATACAACGCCGGCGCCTTCCGCTTCGAGCTGACCTTCTCGCCCCACCACCCGCTGTCCCCGCCCCGCGCCACCCTCCGCACCAGCATCTACCACCCCGGCGTGGACGCCGAGGGCCACGTGTGCCAGCCCCTCACCTCCGCCCAGCACTGGGTGCCCACCACCCGCGCCACACAAGGTGGGCACCACGGGGGTTTGGGGGGCACGGCACGTGGGGTGCCCACGGGGGGGTGCCCGCTCTGACGCCCCCCGTGCCCGCAgtgctgcaggacctgctgctgctgctggacagCCCGGACCCGGAGCGGGTGCTGCGGCAGGACCTGGCCCGGGAGCTGCGGGACCGGCCCGAGGTGTTCCATCGCCGTGCGGAGGAGCACACGCGGCAGCACGCAGAGCCGCGGCCGGAGCCCTGAGCCCGCACCGGTAGCCCTGAGTCCGCACTGGGGCTTCACTGGCCCCCCGGGGGACGTGGGGGTTCATAAAggttctcctgctcctgtgctggcCCCGCGGTGCttcactggggggggggggcgccgCCACGGTGCTGCTGCTCGTGTGCCCACAAGAGCCGAGGCCACCCCAGCCCATCTCCACAAGCCTTTACTGGTGGGGGCCACAGCGGGGGGGTGTTCTGGGGGGGGCCGCGGGGCCCCCGCTCAGCGCTTCTTGGTCTTCACCAGCCCCTTGGCCACGAGGCAGCGGTACAGCTCCTGCAGGTACGTGTAGATGCACTTGGCGTCGGGCACCGCCATCCGCACCATGTCCTCCACGTCCAGCAGCGGGGCGCAGCCCGCGCGCTCCCTGCGGGGACACGGCCGTCACCCGgggccgcccgcccgcgccgGGGCGCACCGGGGCCAGGGCTGCTCTCACTCACTCGGCGGTGGCGAAGGCCACGGTGAAGTTGTGGCGCCGCGCGCCCGGCTCTAGGCTGCCGTAGTCAAAGGCGTCGGGGAAGAAGCTGTGCAGGAGCGCGCAGAAGGCCAGGCCGCTGCCCCAGCTCCCCGAGAAGTTCTGCACGTCCACGTGCTGCCGCGGGCAGAGGGTGTCAGGCTGCCCCATGGCTGCGCCACGCTGCCCTATGGCTGCCCTGTGGCTGCCACATGCTGCCCCACGGCTGCCCAGCGGCGTTGCCCCCGTTCTCACCTCATAGCCGCGGGTCCTGGCGCGGCACCACTCCAGCAGCATCGCTTTTACTGTGGCGGTGCCCCCTGCCCGCTTCAGGTGTGGGGCCGGCCCCGTGGCTGCCCTGCAGACAATGTCAGGCACCATGGagcaccccacaccccccacaTCGCCCCCCCAGTATTCCCACTGACACATTGTCGCATggcccccccagccctcctgcACCTGTCATTGCGCCATGGTCCCTCCATAATTCCGTTGCCCCCTGGTCTCCCCGCACCATCTATTGCCCCGTGGCCTCCCCAATACTCCCACTGCCCCGTGCGTCCCATGGCCCCCCCATCCTCTCATACCCCCCATTGCCACATGGCCCCCCCAAAGCCCCTCCTATCCCATGGCCCTCATTCCCCCCGTGGCCCTCACTGCCCCATGGCCCCCCACTACCCCCTTGCCCCACACCCCCCATGGGGCCAGGCCCCTCTCACCCTCCGAACTTCTCCAGGATGGCACTGCGCCCCTGGGCCCTGGTGCTTGCACGCGGCCGCCCCACGGACCCCTCCAGCCTTGGCCTCTGCCCCCCCGGCCCGGGGGGCACCCGGCCCCGTGGCCCCTCTGCCGGAGCACCCCTGTGGGCACACGGGTGGGTGCACATGAGGCACTCCGCAgtgggctgggctgtggggcacccatggggctGTGCCCTCCCTGCCCACACTCACCTCTCGCTGCCCCCTGAGCCCTCAGTGGTGCcggctgcagaggacagaggaGGGGTCATGGAGAGAGGGGATGCCTCAGAGTGGGGGCACCTACGTTCCCCCCGGGGCACCCTCAGGGCACAGGGCTGGAGGTCCTACCccatggggaggggatggggaggaccTGTAGGGGGCTCCATGGGGGTGTGGGGTAGAGGTGACGACAGGGCCACTGCCCCACACAGCCCTTACCTGTGGGTGATGTGGGGGATGTGGGAGACGTGAGGGACGTGGGAGACACAGGGGAtgtgggggacatgggggacagGGGGGATGTAGGGGACATCGGGGACAGGGGGGACAggggggatgtggggctgctggtggtgaaCTCAGGCCACAGCTCGTCATCCTCGTCCTGCAGCCAGGTTGGCTCCTGTGGGCACAGCCGGGGTGGCACTGATGGCACAAGCATCGTCACCTGCCCTGCCACTGCCACCACGGGCAGTGTCACCCTGTCCCTTCTGCTGCCACCctgccctggcactgctggcacTGGCACTGGCACCCTGCCCTGGCACCACCgcccctgtccctgtcccccgTGTCTCACCTGCCGCCCCGGggtgctccctgctgctgtcagctttGGCCCAGCCGCCTCCTGCACCCCCGTCGGAGCAGCCCCCGCGGCTGCTACTGCCTCGGTGTCACCCCCAGCGCCTCCGGCGTCTCCCCCGGTGTCACCCCCAGCACCTCCGGCGTCTCCCCCGGCGtcacccccagcacctctggcGTCTCCCCCGGTGTCACCCCCGGCGTCATCCCCGGCGCCCTCGGCAGTCCCGGCATCGCCCCCGGCGTCCTTCGGTGCTTCTGCCCCGGCATCCCCCGCTGTGCCTCCCCCTTTGCCGCCCCCATCCTCAGCCTCCCCCTTGGCGTCCCCCGCCGTGTCCCCCGCTCCCTGAGCATCGCCCCCTGCATCCTGAGCTGCCCTGGCATCATCCGCTTCATccccccctgctctgctgtccCCCCCCGCATCCTGAGCGTCCCTATCGGCGTCCCCCCCCGCGCCTCCCGCTGCCCCTGGCCCCTGTCCGTCCCCCCCATCGCCCCCCGCTCCCTGGGGGTctcccccggccccgctgccctccgccggccccgcgggggggtctgggggggcgCTGGGGGTGTCCGGGGTGGGGCTGTCCGGGGTGGGGGTgccctggggggggggtctcGGTGTCTCCCAGGGGCTCCATGCCGCTGTGGTCactgctgcaggggcacagggCTGTCACTGGGTTGCCCTCCCGTTGCCCCAGCTGTGGTATCCCCATtctcccccccagccccccccgcTGCCCCTGCGCAGCCCAGATTCCTCAGCCAGGCTCCCCCGTGCCCTCTCCCGACACCCCAATCTGGctcctcccacctcctccagACCCCCCCCAATACTGGCCCCCCACgttctcctcctgcccccatACCAgtccccccatatcccatgtcccatcccGACCCCCCATGCCCCCTTCCCACTCCCCATACCCGCTCCCGACGTTTCCCATTCCGACCTCCCGAAACGCCCCTCCCGAACCCAAATTCACCCTCCCGACCCCCCAAACTCTCTCCAGACCCCCTCGATCCCGtaccgccccccccccccccgatacCGGGTGTCCCCCCTACTCCTCTCCCATATTCCCTCTCCGGCTCCCCGTGTCCTATCCCGACTCCTCCGGAGCCCCTCCCGGACCCCTTTA
Encoded proteins:
- the LOC115607116 gene encoding ubiquitin-conjugating enzyme E2 L5-like isoform X1, which encodes MAARIAKELEEARRWGGARGLRPLDGNVRRWEGLLLPNNPPYNAGAFRFELTFSPHHPLSPPRATLRTSIYHPGVDAEGHVCQPLTSAQHWVPTTRATQVLQDLLLLLDSPDPERVLRQDLARELRDRPEVFHRRAEEHTRQHAEPRPEP
- the LOC115607116 gene encoding ubiquitin-conjugating enzyme E2 L5-like isoform X2, which produces MAARIAKNNPPYNAGAFRFELTFSPHHPLSPPRATLRTSIYHPGVDAEGHVCQPLTSAQHWVPTTRATQVLQDLLLLLDSPDPERVLRQDLARELRDRPEVFHRRAEEHTRQHAEPRPEP
- the SMTNL1 gene encoding smoothelin-like protein 1, encoding MAVRCAPDRPRSVQVPLGWVRPRSVRPRSAQFGRARFGRFRLGSARLGSAPPSSVPLGSVRPRSAALGPARFVSGPRSGVPLRCPARVPPPGHMPPPRPPGPTRAPRCAGAGDTAGDAKGEAEDGGGKGGGTAGDAGAEAPKDAGGDAGTAEGAGDDAGGDTGGDARGAGGDAGGDAGGAGGDTGGDAGGAGGDTEAVAAAGAAPTGVQEAAGPKLTAAGSTPGRQEPTWLQDEDDELWPEFTTSSPTSPLSPLSPMSPTSPLSPMSPTSPVSPTSLTSPTSPTSPTAGTTEGSGGSERGAPAEGPRGRVPPGPGGQRPRLEGSVGRPRASTRAQGRSAILEKFGGAATGPAPHLKRAGGTATVKAMLLEWCRARTRGYEHVDVQNFSGSWGSGLAFCALLHSFFPDAFDYGSLEPGARRHNFTVAFATAEERAGCAPLLDVEDMVRMAVPDAKCIYTYLQELYRCLVAKGLVKTKKR